A stretch of Choristoneura fumiferana chromosome 29, NRCan_CFum_1, whole genome shotgun sequence DNA encodes these proteins:
- the LOC141444160 gene encoding uncharacterized protein isoform X2: protein MPKKTSSIEKDAVIVASTATGAVTGAKTGAEIGVAMGTVLFCGVGAPVGGAIGAVVGGVAGFATGKYLADRMD, encoded by the exons ATGCCGAAAAAGACGTCATCAATAGAAAAGGACGCAGTGATAGTCGCGAGCACGGCCACGGGGGCTGTCACTGGAGCCAAGACCG GTGCGGAGATAGGAGTAGCCATGGGGACCGTGCTCTTCTGCGGCGTTGGGGCCCCAGTAGGGGGGGCTATAGGGGCCGTCGTAGGGGGGGTGGCCGGCTTTGCCACGGGGAAGTACCTGGCCGACCGAATGGACTGA
- the LOC141444160 gene encoding uncharacterized protein isoform X1, with translation MQSTTSMSMFISFCAISSFCSCVLTSCYQKRNMPKKTSSIEKDAVIVASTATGAVTGAKTGAEIGVAMGTVLFCGVGAPVGGAIGAVVGGVAGFATGKYLADRMD, from the exons atgcagtctactACATCGATGTCAATGTTCATTTCCTTTTGTGcgatcagttctttttgtagctgtgtgctTACGAGCTGCTATCAGAAAAGAA ATATGCCGAAAAAGACGTCATCAATAGAAAAGGACGCAGTGATAGTCGCGAGCACGGCCACGGGGGCTGTCACTGGAGCCAAGACCG GTGCGGAGATAGGAGTAGCCATGGGGACCGTGCTCTTCTGCGGCGTTGGGGCCCCAGTAGGGGGGGCTATAGGGGCCGTCGTAGGGGGGGTGGCCGGCTTTGCCACGGGGAAGTACCTGGCCGACCGAATGGACTGA